In Actinomadura citrea, a single window of DNA contains:
- a CDS encoding ABC transporter permease produces the protein MTRYVAMRLAGVAGVLLVICAVTFTIFYVFPADPALQACGKSCTPERLAMLHHQMGLDRPLWRQFTDYLGGIFAGRSYGSGPQAVRCHVPCLGFSYQNNMPVWDLMMQRLPTTVSIGIGAAVLWLVGGVTVGVVSALRKDSLLDRTMMVGTLTSASLPIYFTAMALTVLVVQIGGLLPYSSYVPFAEDPATWAKNLVLPWVALALLYAAMYARLSRASMVETMAEPYIRTARAKGLPERTVVTKHGLRAGLTPVLTVFGMDLGALLGGALITESVFGLPGIGRLTIDSIDKSDQPVVMGVALLAAFFITFANLVVDLLYAAIDPQVRYA, from the coding sequence GTGACCCGGTACGTCGCGATGCGCCTGGCCGGGGTCGCCGGGGTGCTGCTGGTCATCTGCGCGGTGACCTTCACGATCTTCTACGTGTTCCCCGCCGACCCCGCGCTGCAGGCGTGCGGCAAGTCGTGCACGCCGGAGCGGCTCGCCATGCTTCACCACCAGATGGGACTGGACCGCCCGCTGTGGCGGCAGTTCACCGACTACCTCGGCGGCATCTTCGCGGGCCGGAGCTACGGCTCGGGGCCGCAGGCCGTCCGGTGCCACGTCCCGTGCCTCGGGTTCTCCTACCAGAACAACATGCCGGTCTGGGACCTGATGATGCAGCGGCTGCCGACCACGGTCTCGATCGGGATCGGGGCGGCGGTCCTGTGGCTCGTCGGCGGCGTGACCGTCGGCGTCGTCTCCGCGCTGCGCAAGGACTCGCTGCTCGACCGGACGATGATGGTGGGCACGCTCACCTCCGCGTCCCTGCCGATCTACTTCACGGCGATGGCGCTGACCGTCCTGGTCGTCCAGATCGGGGGGCTGCTCCCCTACTCCAGCTACGTGCCGTTCGCGGAGGACCCCGCCACCTGGGCGAAGAACCTCGTCCTGCCGTGGGTCGCGCTCGCGCTGCTGTACGCGGCCATGTACGCGCGGCTGTCCCGGGCGTCGATGGTGGAGACGATGGCCGAGCCCTACATCCGGACGGCCCGCGCCAAGGGCCTGCCCGAGCGGACGGTGGTCACCAAGCACGGGCTGCGCGCCGGGCTCACCCCCGTCCTCACCGTCTTCGGCATGGACCTCGGCGCGCTGCTCGGCGGTGCCCTGATCACCGAGAGCGTGTTCGGGCTGCCCGGCATCGGGCGGCTCACCATCGACTCGATCGACAAGTCCGACCAGCCGGTCGTGATGGGCGTCGCGCTGCTGGCCGCCTTCTTCATCACGTTCGCCAACCTCGTCGTGGATCTGCTCTACGCCGCAATCGACCCCCAGGTGAGATACGCATGA
- a CDS encoding ABC transporter ATP-binding protein, whose translation MGLLSVRDLAVEFRTAKGTIRAVDGLSFSLEEGRTLGIVGESGSGKSVTSLAIMGLLDGARVGGSVEFAGTQIVGADRERVRALRGRRVAMIFQDPLSSLHPHYRVGEQIAEARRLHFGASRRAARGEAVRLLADVGIPDPEERAGDHPHQFSGGMRQRVMIAMALACEPDLLIADEPTTALDVTVQAQILELIARIQRERGLAVLMITHDLGVVARVADDVLVMYAGRAVERASADALFAVPLHPYTRGLLGSLPRLTGPPGELTPIAGAPPSPLSPPAGCPFHPRCAERVEVCETTRPELLGASHPAACHLLTTRETSA comes from the coding sequence ATGGGCCTGCTGAGCGTCCGGGACCTCGCCGTGGAGTTCCGCACCGCGAAGGGGACGATCCGCGCGGTGGACGGGCTGTCGTTCTCCCTGGAGGAGGGCCGCACCCTCGGCATCGTCGGGGAGTCCGGGTCCGGCAAGTCCGTGACCAGCCTGGCGATCATGGGTCTGCTCGACGGCGCCCGGGTGGGCGGGTCGGTCGAGTTCGCGGGCACCCAGATCGTCGGGGCGGACCGCGAGCGCGTGCGCGCGCTGCGCGGCCGCAGGGTCGCGATGATCTTCCAGGACCCGCTGTCGTCGCTGCATCCGCACTACCGCGTGGGCGAGCAGATCGCCGAGGCGCGGCGCCTACACTTCGGCGCGTCCCGCCGTGCGGCGCGCGGGGAGGCCGTCCGGCTGCTCGCCGACGTCGGCATCCCCGATCCCGAGGAGCGGGCGGGCGACCACCCGCACCAGTTCTCCGGCGGGATGCGCCAGCGCGTGATGATCGCCATGGCACTGGCCTGCGAGCCCGACCTGCTGATCGCCGACGAGCCGACCACTGCCCTGGACGTGACCGTGCAGGCGCAGATCCTGGAGCTGATCGCGCGGATCCAGCGCGAGCGCGGGCTGGCGGTCCTGATGATCACGCATGATCTGGGGGTGGTCGCGCGGGTCGCCGACGACGTCCTCGTCATGTACGCGGGACGGGCCGTCGAGCGCGCGTCGGCCGACGCGCTGTTCGCCGTGCCCCTGCATCCCTACACGCGCGGTCTCCTCGGCTCCCTCCCCCGGCTCACCGGCCCGCCCGGCGAGCTGACCCCGATCGCGGGCGCCCCGCCGTCTCCGCTGTCTCCACCGGCGGGGTGCCCGTTCCATCCGCGGTGCGCCGAACGGGTCGAGGTGTGCGAGACCACCCGCCCGGAGCTCCTCGGCGCGTCCCACCCGGCGGCCTGCCACCTGCTCACGACCAGGGAGACCTCGGCATGA
- a CDS encoding ABC transporter permease: MAAPPLTEAAGGVPAPAGRSPWRLAGGRLRRDPAALAGLTIIALFVLLALAAPLLTALNGHGPDEFHPEKIDKALAGAPKGAFGGIDGDFWLGVEPGTGRDVFSRMVYGARISLLISVAATCVATAAGTALGLTAGFAGGRVDAAISRVMDLVLSFPQLIFMIALVSVLPEGNRTLELVFVMGFFGWPYIGRIVRGQTLSLRHREFVEAARATGMPRHRIVFREVMPNLLAPVLVYATLTIPINIGTEAALSFLGIGVRPPDASWGQMMAKAIDWYQVDPTFFMVPGVCLLLTVLAFTLLGDAFRDALDPKGAGR; encoded by the coding sequence GTGGCCGCCCCGCCGCTCACCGAGGCGGCGGGCGGCGTGCCGGCGCCCGCCGGCCGGTCGCCCTGGCGACTGGCCGGCGGGCGGCTGCGCCGCGACCCGGCCGCCCTCGCCGGCCTGACGATCATCGCGCTGTTCGTGCTGCTGGCGCTCGCGGCCCCGCTGCTCACCGCCCTCAACGGGCACGGGCCGGACGAGTTCCACCCCGAGAAGATCGACAAGGCGCTGGCCGGCGCGCCCAAGGGGGCGTTCGGCGGCATCGACGGCGACTTCTGGCTGGGCGTCGAGCCCGGCACCGGCAGGGACGTGTTCAGCCGCATGGTCTACGGCGCCCGGATCTCGCTGCTGATCTCCGTCGCGGCGACCTGCGTCGCCACCGCCGCCGGCACCGCCCTCGGCCTCACCGCGGGCTTCGCCGGCGGCAGGGTCGACGCGGCGATCAGCCGCGTCATGGACCTGGTGCTGTCGTTCCCGCAGCTCATCTTCATGATCGCGCTGGTGTCGGTGCTGCCCGAGGGGAACCGGACGCTGGAGCTGGTGTTCGTCATGGGCTTCTTCGGCTGGCCCTACATCGGGCGGATCGTGCGCGGGCAGACGCTCTCGCTGCGCCACCGGGAGTTCGTGGAGGCCGCGCGCGCCACCGGCATGCCCCGCCACCGGATCGTCTTCCGCGAGGTCATGCCGAACCTGCTGGCACCGGTCCTGGTCTACGCGACGCTCACCATCCCGATCAACATCGGCACCGAGGCTGCCCTGTCGTTCCTCGGCATCGGCGTCCGGCCGCCGGACGCCTCGTGGGGGCAGATGATGGCCAAGGCGATCGACTGGTACCAGGTGGACCCGACGTTCTTCATGGTCCCCGGCGTCTGCCTGCTGCTGACCGTGCTGGCGTTCACGCTGCTCGGCGACGCCTTCCGGGACGCCCTGGACCCGAAGGGGGCGGGACGGTGA